From the Hemicordylus capensis ecotype Gifberg chromosome 1, rHemCap1.1.pri, whole genome shotgun sequence genome, the window CTCTCTTgcaatctcttttcacattctcTTGCAATCTCTTGCATTCTCTTgcaatctcttttcacattcatccttaacaacttctttgatttcattccacagttcctttggttccctatcaatgaggttcagaacttcaaagtggttcctggtgttttccttgaaaatggtgggaacattctcaaaatcatattgtggaagctggatagctttgtttttctactttagcttgacttggaacttgtacATGAGCAGTTTGCAATTGGTTCCACAGTcagcccctggccatgtctttgctgttataactgagctcttctaccttcttgcaccaataatgtaatcaatttgatttctgtgtactccatctggtgatatcCATGTGTATcggcaccgctttggttgtttgaagaatgtgttagcaatgcagagatcattggcttggcagaaactaataagtcgttctcctgcttcgtttctgtttcctaggctatataggccgactgtgttttcctacttaccttttccaactttggcattccagtcgccagccaccagcatcacatgttctgtcaatttcagactgaaattgagcatagaactcatcaacttcctcttcttctgcatcagttgttgaggcatagacttgaagaactgtcatgttaaagcgttgtccatgaaatctaattgatattagttggtcactgacaaAGTACCGAGTCCTCCTTTTGGTTTTCTTGTCCtcagtagtaaacggtatgattttctgactgaaagtgtcccattctagtccattttaattcactgatgcccaagatgtcaatctgtagtcgattcatttcatcttgcATTGTGTTGAGTCTTCCAATATTCATGCTTCTtgcgttccatgttcccattgtaattctgtctttgcagcttcagtttttcttttcccatccggcaacatcagctgctagacgtccaaaaggctttagtctaaccgtgtcataaacaccattggtactctgagagatcctcaggtcttcctcagtagcatgttgagtaccatctgacctgaggggcccatcatctggcacaacatcaacaatcattccattttgtctatccatgtggttttcttggtaaaattacaggagtggtttactattgccttcgcccgtgcagtatgaaatcatgcctttgtcgttgtcactgaagtgatcgtctgcctccagcaccttcctatatcgctgctgcccaatataggtgcctgcttgctttagctgggcagctgggatgaccttcatgctttgggtgaccctactggtaatatacctcccagcgtactttgctcatctctcccaggaacacccctgccatgatgaggcagcatagcaggacttggggggacCATTAATATTTAGTATTGCAATATGAAAAAAGTTGTTTGCAAATCCCTTAATTGTTGAGCTTTGCAGTCTAAATGTAACCATGTATACATGGAAGTTAAACCCAGTTGATTTCCCTGTAACATACTTTTCAAGAAAGTGTGCTGCTTTGGATTTGTGTCAAGAAAGTGTGCTTTGGATTCGTGtctggaagtaagttccattgagttCTGCTTACTCCTAAATGGTGTTCATTTCtctaaatgtttatttatttatttggcatgtATAGATAGTAATCCTAAATATATGGGATTGCAGCCTTTTTGCTCACAGAGACATCTGAAAAGCGAACGTTCTTGAGGTATGTGAACACTAGTGGCTGGACAAAAGAGACTGACTAAACTTCTAGCTGTGGGTGCTTGTATGTGGCTTTAATGGCTTGGACGTCACTCACCTGTATTCTGGAACTGCCTCATTTTTTCATTTAAAGCAGTAGAGTTTTAGACTGTATGCCCCAATCTATCTTTGACCATCTTATTATTCTGtactacataaactgctttgagaactggttTTTCAAAAAAGTAATATACAGTAATCCTTAATAATAGAGTTGGGGAAGCCTATTCAGGCCAGTGTTTCTGTGTTTGTTCCTGGGATTTCTGATCTGAGTTTTTTACAATACATGCAATGTGTGTGATCTTCAGTTGAAATAGCGGGCACCGACCAAGCAATCCCGGATGAAGAATAGAGAGTACTAGAACCATGTACTATGGCATGCTTTCTCATTGATCACTTAATATTTTATAGGGAGGAATGTAGAGAGCAGGTTGACAAATATCGATATGCCAGCTTTAAGAAATTTGCCACAGAGGAAGATGCTTGGGACTTTGTAAATGGTGAGTCAGCAGAATCATCTTATCACTCATCAGGTAAATATTTTTGAGAAAAATAACTAtagcaactttggccctccagctgtttttggactataactcccagcatccccagccacagtggctaattgtctgggatgatgggagttgtaggccagcatctgcaagagggccaaaattgagcagccctgctttttaGAAATAGCCTTCTGATCATTGTTGGATGTACATATTTAATATAAAATAAGACACTATCCAAACAAGCCAAGACATAAATAGATTGGACTACAGATGATTGAAATAGAATGTTTCCTTTATTTTAAGTAGTGCAAGTGGAGTTCAGCCTTGCTTTACAAATGATGTAAATTGTTTGATGTCTGAAGTTTTAGGATCTGATAAATTGTCTTTTGGAGAGCAAAAGGGATGgtagtttgttttcttttaatgaaattgAGCTAATTTTTAATAATATATGCATTGAAATGTCCACCAAATATTGCAGCTAAAATAAGACAAAACTGGGTCTTTGGAAGATCAGACCACATTTTTCTGCAGATAAAATGGTCAGAAAAATGTTGTAAAAGATCATCAGATTGCTTCTGTGTGATCCTTGAGCCGCTGTCATATTATGAGGCTGGCTATTGAACATTCTAGTAAAAGCTGACGGCTCCTCTATAGCTCTGAGAAACTTGAAAATCAGGGCTACACTTGTATGCACACACCCTTGGGAGTCAGTCCCTTTGAATCcaaatttaaaatatgcatttggtTTTGGTTCATCAGCATTTTTTAACTTTGATTCAGTTCTGGTTCAAGTTTTAAAAAGTGGCTTGGTAACTGATTCAGATgctcatgcagaataatatcaaaccTTTTTGCTTGCAGTGTTTATCTACAAAATGAGATCAATGATGACTATTAATTACACTGATGTTttcattgaatttttaaaaacagataaaatagaCAAAGGATAAATCTGTAcccaaataattttaaattagtGCTGTTTTTATGCCCCCACCCTATACTCGCCCTGCGGCAGTGTGACATGATGATTGTTCTGTGGAGAGTTAAGAACTATTCTTCTACAACcattcttgttttttgttgtttttaaataacatCACTTTGTAAATGTAAATAAGCAAGCAATATGTGGCGATTTTCTATGTTTGTGGAAAGAAAGAATCCTCTAGTCAGTCTTTGGgggcagagaagaagaaaatgttagCCTCAAGGGTGGGCCTCAAGTAATGTGATTTATTAATCAGGTTTCATATTCATCTCCCCTCTCCAAACTCATTAGGGCTCTAACTATGTATCTCTCAACTAGAACTCTATCCTAACTTAACAAAAAGGAAAGCTTTTACTTTACCCTGTTTAGATGAATGTTCAGGAAATAGAAGTAGCTAGCAGACCATTGCAGCCTCAGAGTTTAATGACGCCTTGTTGAACTTAaaagggacttatttctgaggaaATGCATATGGGATCAGACTTCAGGTCTCACCACCTGGACTTGTAAATGTTTCAGGTATATCTGTCACTTACTGTAAATACTTCATGTAGCACAGAAGTATCTTGTCCAGCTGAAAGCCCCTTTATTGCATAATGCAAAATGTTCCTTTTCGTATTAGGCACATTGGCGGGGAATGCAAGACCTGCAGATACATCACCACCTGATGACCCAGCGCCTGCTACTGAAGGTGCTCCCCATACTTGCTTTGGTTGATGGTGTCCTAGCAGATGCATAATGCAGCATGCTACCCTTCTTTGCTTTTGGACTCATCCTTTTCTAATTTGCTTTGCATTATCACACTGCAATCTAACTGTCTTCTAGCTCAGTCTGATATATTCCAAAAAATGCTCTGCATTTCACTATCTGCATTTCGCCATCATCGCTTTCATCCGCCTTACTTGTCTAGCTCTCAAAAATTCTGTTGGTGGGTGCAAGATAATGCCATGGAGTAGGTACTTGGAGATGAGGAATTGAGTGAAGTGAATACAGTACTTCAGGTAGTTTAATAGAAAGTGATAGTTTTGTAAAAGGGTCCCAACATTTGTATAACAGTCCCAAAGTTGATGTATATGTTGTGAATAATTTATGATAGTATTAGAAACTTGTTAGATGTTGCAttttggcttttctttttaatcattttacttctctgtttgcttgcttgcttgcttgcttctgtaATCTCCTGTCCCAagattatttttcttattttatatTTGTGGTACTATAAATGCCACAAACAGTGTTGTGTGAATTAAGTGCAACTATATTGAGAAGAACTACCTTAGTCCATGGGTTATGTTCACTGCTGGTCCTGGAGAAATTCAGATAGTGTTGGTGGGAGCTTGTCATTTGGCATGTTTAAAAGTTTGAATTCCCAGATGAGCACAAACTGGTCTCCTTCCTATCTGTTATGGAAAGCAGAGATGCTGTTTGAGAGTCATGGATGCCAGAGGGGAAATCCCAATTCTAATACACATAATAAGACCTCAAAATGACCTGTTTAGagtggcttttaaaatgtttcaggGGTTTTATTTTAATCGGGTGtgttttgtttgattttattcTATGCTGTGTTTTGTTATAAATTGTATATtatttttactgttgtgagccgtcccaagcagtattgtactggatgGGCAGGAtgtaaacattaaataaataaagccttgtAGTATATTCTCCTTTAACATTCTgtttatgtaaaataaataatacacacatTCTTCTAACTTTTATCAGAActacacattttaaaacttttagatttataacttttcttccttgtttgtGTATTAATAAAAGTGTTTTATTCAGATCACCTAAAGTAAACATTAGATATGTGACTGTTGTCTAGTTCTTAAACTCAGTATCATGAAGAGATATTATTTCATATGTGGTTGGGTTTGTTACTGGGCACTTATCAGCCCACAATAATACATGAGTGAATTTCATTAATTTCAGGGGGAATTGGATAATGTTGGGGAGTCTGTTAGTGCAGTATAAGGTTTTTTTCCTGTGTTTTCACAATTTCATTTTGACACTTGTAACTTTGTTTTCCTAAGGTTTCAGTGGTATGGCTTATGAAAACCAGAGAAATGATAGCGACTGGGGTAACAAGGGTACATCTTGGTCAGATTATAACACATATAAGAGACCATATGAACAGCCCTTAGAAAACCAATATAATGGAAAGCGGGCAAGATACACTGAAACATCCTGTGCACCTTCTGAGAAAAAAGAGAAAATGTCATCTATGGGTAAGTGTCTTTATTAGTGCTGCAGGTGTCTGAACAACATTTAAATAGCACATTTTGGGTGAATTTCTTTGGGATTTTTATATGCAAGGGGGGTTTTACCATTTACTATCTTCCAGTAGTGGTGTagccagcggggaaatgacttgactagcaagccagaggttcccagttcgaatccccactcgtgtgtttcccagactatgggaaacacctctatcagacagcagaaaggcaccatctcatactgcatgggaggaagcaatggtaaacccctcctgtattctactaaagacaaccacaggactctgtggtcgccaggaattgacatTGACTCGATAGCATACTTTACtttagtagtggtgtgcatggacccagtgcctgctggttcgaaggtgtgtgggggatatctttaaggatgggagagggtgctcttatccctcgcactgtgttttccccactggcgctgtcTTCTAAAATGGTCCgccggggtggcagcgtacctccttgttGCTCCAGTGCCTCAGACCGGAAGTGTCCAGTGctgcccgtaaaagggcctccgaaccagttcgtgcacatccctatcttctaGCAGTCCTATGAAATAGGTCAGTTACTTTCATTTTGCAGATTGGAGACCCAACTGCTGTGCAGCAGTTTCAGTCCCTCAGTCCAATGTATTGTCCAGTTGGCAATTTCTGACCTTCATTTTTAGGTTTATTGTTCGtttgtttgcatttttataccgcctgatatagaaatatccaggcggtgtacaaattaaggTTGTTAGTATATTATTTATTACTTGTATGTTTGCCATGAAGGTACCTAACACTGTACAGAGTTTCATAAATAGGTCTCTACCCTGAAATAAATTATAACCTGAAATCCACAATGGGAAATACTAacaaggaagggcaggagaggagagtcAGGGTTGAGTGTGAGCAAATGCAGTTCCATGCGCTGAAAGTCGGTTGCTTATGTTGGGGAATGAGCATGAAGTGAAAGGCCTTCTGGAAAAGGACCGGAAGGAATAAGGAATTGTGTCAAATCTAGAAATCAATATCAGTATTGTTTCTAGTCCTTAGAATCAaacttcattttatttatcaACATTAAATTTTACCTTGGACAGCATCTGAATAAACTTGATTGTCCAGAAAGAAGTTCACCTTATTTCAAGGTTGTGTACAGGAAATTTCACAGGAAAGTGTATTAGCTGCTTTGAGCCAGAGCATAATTAAATTTCTTGTTCCTAGAAAATTTTCCTCCAAACATAGACAAGACTGCTCTGGGAAATGTAAATATCTTAATGTGTAACCTTCTTAATTTGCATTTATAGGAGACTATGCAGTTGTTTATACTGATGGATGTTGTTCAAGTAATGGACGTCATAAAGCACGTGCTGGGACAGGTGTCTATTGGGGACCTGATCATCCTCTGTAAGTATGATTCAGTGATGGTTCAGTAACATGCTGTAAGTCATTCTCTATACTCATCACCATCCAGTGGTCCAGATGGTAACCCACATGATGCACCAAGCAAGATATTGCCTTGCTTATATCAGAAACCATGTAAATAGCACTGCACAAGTGCTGGTATGCTGTTTTAAGTTGTGCAACTGGATTCTTGTGTGACACCGCTAAAGCTGACTTCCATGTTCCACTTTAATTGGTGTTGGCTGGTCAAGAATACCAGTGTTGCCCTGAGCATCACATGGGTCACTGGGTGTTCTTATTTCTGTCCACTTTGAGTTAAATCCTCTTCAGAAAAGACTTGTCTGGGATCTGGATGGCAGATGCCTGCCTCTACAGTGAATATTTGAGGGTTCCTGGCCTGGTGTGCTTGGTTGCTGCAGTCCTACATCAGCAAAGTTCCCCTTATTTGCAAGCTAGTCTGAAGAAGATAACCTGGAGTTGTGTGGCTTTGCCCCTACCctcttcttttctcctcttcccccattGTTTTGTGAAGTGGctgataggagaggagagctggtcttgtggtagcaagcatgacgtccccttagctaagcagagtccgccctggttgcatatgaatgggagactagaagtgtgagcactgtaagatattcccctcgggatggagccgctctgggaattgcaggaggtttcaagttccttccctggttcctccaagataggcctgagaaagATTTCacctttgctaacttggcaaagaggcacctttttaatgtggcaattctctttatttagcagggggagagtaactggccctctccatccccagcacagtacccccagtgactgttgctggtatctatcttatgtttctttttagtcccctttggggacagggagccatcttatttgtttattatttctctgtgtaaacggccctgagccatttttggaagggcggtatagaaatcgaatgaatgaataaataaattctgccTGCGAccttgaagctgctgccagtctgtgaagacaatattaagctagatagagcaa encodes:
- the RNASEH1 gene encoding ribonuclease H1 isoform X5 — translated: MFYAVRNGRRTGVYHSWEECREQVDKYRYASFKKFATEEDAWDFVNGESAESSYHSSGTLAGNARPADTSPPDDPAPATEGFSGMAYENQRNDSDWGNKGTSWSDYNTYKRPYEQPLENQYNGKRARYTETSCAPSEKKEKMSSMGDYAVVYTDGCCSSNGRHKARAGTGVYWGPDHPLNSSDRLSGRQTNQRAEIHAACKAIEQAKTQNIKKLAIYTDSKFTIKGVTSWVPTWKANGWKTRKGQDVINKDDFERLAKLSEGMDIQWMHVPGHAGFPGNEAADRLAREGAGKSQS
- the RNASEH1 gene encoding ribonuclease H1 isoform X3 codes for the protein MLRRILSLLLNPCFLPASGRGGSGSNNMFYAVRNGRRTGVYHSWEECREQVDKYRYASFKKFATEEDAWDFVNGESAESSYHSSGTLAGNARPADTSPPDDPAPATEGFSGMAYENQRNDSDWGNKGTSWSDYNTYKRPYEQPLENQYNGKRARYTETSCAPSEKKEKMSSMGDYAVVYTDGCCSSNGRHKARAGTGVYWGPDHPLNSSDRLSGRQTNQRAEIHAACKAIEQAKTQNIKKLAIYTDSKFTIKGVTSWVPTWKANGWKTRKGQDVINKDDFERLAKLSEGMDIQWMHVPGHAGFPGNEAADRLAREGAGKSQS
- the RNASEH1 gene encoding ribonuclease H1 isoform X1, producing MFYAVRNGRRTGVYHSWEECREQVDKYRYASFKKFATEEDAWDFVNGTLAGNARPADTSPPDDPAPATEGFSGMAYENQRNDSDWGNKGTSWSDYNTYKRPYEQPLENQYNGKRARYTETSCAPSEKKEKMSSMGDYAVVYTDGCCSSNGRHKARAGTGVYWGPDHPLNSSDRLSGRQTNQRAEIHAACKAIEQAKTQNIKKLAIYTDSKFTIKGVTSWVPTWKANGWKTRKGQDVINKDDFERLAKLSEGMDIQWMHVPGHAGFPGNEAADRLAREGAGKSQS